From one Nonomuraea polychroma genomic stretch:
- a CDS encoding DUF6493 family protein translates to MTSGDTPWEAVAAAVDLGDPERVAACVLALDRPGRRAVAAGLPAHIAAAAGRDDGWIDAMRVAGAGVIGGAAAVVAWLNRRDFQGRGSRADDVTALLVRVLSARPPAWQADFAARATLRLRSGRGGGAGDVGALALAMLRHTGVAPPEHDPLVVAWVSRPPTAAELRADPLLDHLLPRLFEAEGVGRALRDERPGVAAGRERAGPAGSGAWLSALTALAQDGMIGRDLLIDGCLRRFLRGGTAADLRFFVHLHELLDPAHGEVSKRARDYMRVLAAAPGPVAEPALRCLRGAGGLDAGEATEAVRALLSRPERKLVTAGLAWFDELARTSDGELDELAPALAYAFACPSGDVQGRAVRLAIKHAKRFGPAGAEALRDAVGLLPQDLGETLAAVFGGEAGEEEGFTPVPLPEPRQAGPFPPPVGSVAELGPAPHGDGWEAAELWLAGVVRLHALDRAGLVAGLAGDAVPQEADRGPWTDIRQWAGEIVRLLQERPQRTGAEPPPAGGAGSPRGGVMGKPVAARLPSAAAVSAPHLFLLRRWAEVHDGLRAGSLPPYLLAEPTQSTGHLDPAELVRRLEGYERCGAEAMPADLRQALLRLPRAIPPEVVARARRLTSEAGRVVARWMGGGRPEPVTEVGWSYSARWEEPAEYLDDREPVRGPSPILMPRIQAGPAPDDGLLAAPAPRPKEGHGGYLAWWPSMMPSDREVVALHFLPQLLYQWPVPVRPSQARAQALAGGPAGEALALVQAYFVADRSAGRSPEDRTRPVVEMAARGELDAEQLGRQLALLLRRTWFKPGPVFETLESAAALGAHREVWRVMTGFLPVFLPGPGERPHARHAQALAFALRAARWAGARGPVPCVAEVAALRASNNVVREARRLHTYLT, encoded by the coding sequence ATGACGAGCGGCGACACGCCGTGGGAGGCGGTGGCGGCGGCCGTCGACCTCGGCGATCCCGAGCGGGTCGCCGCGTGCGTGCTCGCCCTCGACCGGCCCGGCCGCCGTGCCGTCGCAGCCGGGCTGCCCGCGCACATCGCCGCGGCGGCCGGGCGCGACGACGGCTGGATCGACGCGATGCGGGTCGCGGGTGCGGGCGTGATCGGCGGGGCGGCGGCCGTGGTCGCCTGGCTCAACCGCCGCGACTTCCAGGGCCGGGGGAGCAGGGCGGACGACGTCACGGCGCTCCTGGTGCGCGTGTTGTCGGCCCGCCCGCCGGCCTGGCAGGCCGACTTCGCCGCACGCGCCACCCTGAGACTGCGCAGCGGGCGCGGCGGCGGCGCCGGCGACGTGGGCGCGCTCGCGCTGGCCATGCTGCGCCACACGGGCGTGGCCCCGCCGGAGCACGATCCGCTCGTGGTCGCCTGGGTGAGCCGTCCCCCGACCGCGGCCGAGCTGCGCGCGGACCCGCTGCTCGACCACCTCCTGCCCCGGCTGTTCGAGGCCGAGGGCGTCGGCCGCGCGCTGCGCGACGAGCGCCCTGGTGTGGCTGCCGGTCGCGAGCGTGCCGGGCCGGCCGGGTCGGGCGCCTGGCTGAGCGCGCTCACGGCGCTCGCGCAGGACGGCATGATCGGGCGTGACCTGCTGATCGACGGGTGCCTGCGGCGGTTCCTGCGCGGCGGTACCGCTGCCGACCTGCGGTTCTTCGTTCACCTGCACGAGCTGCTCGACCCTGCGCACGGCGAGGTGAGCAAGCGCGCCCGCGACTACATGCGGGTGCTGGCCGCCGCGCCAGGACCGGTCGCGGAGCCGGCGTTGCGGTGCCTGCGCGGGGCCGGCGGGCTGGACGCCGGCGAGGCGACCGAGGCGGTGCGTGCGCTGCTGTCCCGGCCCGAGCGCAAGCTGGTGACGGCCGGGCTCGCCTGGTTCGACGAGCTGGCCCGGACGTCGGACGGCGAGCTGGACGAGCTGGCGCCCGCGCTGGCGTACGCGTTCGCCTGCCCGTCCGGCGACGTGCAGGGCAGGGCGGTGCGGCTGGCCATCAAGCACGCCAAACGGTTCGGTCCCGCGGGCGCCGAGGCCCTCAGGGACGCGGTCGGGCTGCTGCCGCAGGACCTGGGGGAGACGCTGGCGGCCGTGTTCGGCGGGGAGGCGGGGGAGGAGGAGGGGTTCACGCCTGTGCCGCTGCCCGAGCCACGGCAGGCCGGGCCGTTCCCGCCGCCGGTCGGCTCGGTCGCCGAGCTGGGGCCGGCACCGCACGGCGACGGGTGGGAGGCGGCCGAGTTGTGGCTGGCCGGTGTCGTGCGGCTGCACGCCCTTGACCGGGCCGGGCTCGTGGCGGGACTGGCGGGCGATGCGGTGCCGCAAGAGGCGGACCGAGGTCCGTGGACCGACATCCGGCAGTGGGCCGGTGAGATCGTCCGGCTCCTCCAGGAACGGCCGCAGAGGACCGGCGCCGAGCCGCCGCCGGCAGGCGGTGCCGGGTCGCCCAGGGGCGGTGTCATGGGGAAGCCGGTGGCGGCACGGCTGCCGTCGGCCGCCGCGGTCTCGGCGCCTCACCTGTTCCTGTTGCGGCGCTGGGCCGAGGTCCACGACGGGTTGCGGGCGGGGAGCCTGCCGCCGTATCTGCTGGCCGAGCCCACCCAGTCCACCGGACACCTGGACCCGGCCGAGCTGGTCCGGCGGCTGGAGGGCTACGAGCGCTGCGGCGCCGAGGCCATGCCCGCCGACCTGCGGCAGGCGCTGCTGCGGCTGCCGCGCGCCATCCCGCCCGAGGTGGTGGCCCGGGCGAGGCGGCTCACCTCCGAGGCGGGGCGGGTGGTGGCACGCTGGATGGGCGGTGGGCGCCCGGAGCCGGTCACCGAAGTCGGCTGGTCGTACAGCGCGCGCTGGGAGGAGCCGGCCGAATACCTCGACGATCGCGAGCCGGTCCGCGGGCCCAGCCCCATCCTGATGCCGCGGATCCAAGCGGGGCCGGCGCCGGACGACGGGCTGCTCGCCGCCCCCGCCCCGCGGCCCAAGGAGGGCCACGGCGGGTACCTGGCGTGGTGGCCGTCCATGATGCCGTCCGATCGGGAGGTCGTCGCGCTGCACTTCCTGCCGCAGCTGCTCTACCAGTGGCCCGTCCCGGTCCGGCCGTCGCAGGCACGCGCCCAGGCGCTGGCCGGTGGGCCCGCCGGCGAGGCGCTCGCGCTCGTGCAGGCGTACTTCGTGGCCGACCGGTCCGCGGGCAGGTCGCCGGAGGACCGGACCCGGCCGGTGGTCGAGATGGCGGCCCGCGGCGAGCTGGACGCCGAACAGCTCGGGCGGCAGCTGGCGTTGTTGCTGCGCAGGACGTGGTTCAAGCCGGGGCCGGTGTTCGAGACGCTGGAGAGCGCCGCCGCGCTCGGAGCACACCGGGAGGTGTGGCGCGTCATGACGGGGTTTCTGCCGGTCTTCTTGCCCGGACCGGGGGAGCGGCCGCACGCGCGGCACGCGCAGGCGCTCGCCTTCGCGCTGCGCGCGGCACGGTGGGCCGGGGCGCGAGGGCCGGTGCCGTGCGTGGCGGAGGTCGCCGCACTCCGCGCGTCGAACAACGTCGTACGCGAGGCGCGGCGCCTCCACACCTACTTGACCTAG
- a CDS encoding DUF5925 domain-containing protein: MSVIREVPFPSPDSSELPMNIWIDDADSAIDVIDALALSPFATGAQPWSRLANLERVRPDAPLSPPSGRVLRTARVDDGSESRLISGDGWTLRVVRHRNRTAMVSVTAVTEELAKSVLEQSIDGAEESVPEADHVEMGFWWRGTHGGTRSEKPITAQTWSDISANYPGKVRPAIDKLMAVTPGDVSGRLILLHGQPGTGKTTLLRTLAKQWHDWCQVDCVLDPERLFDEPGYLMEVAVGYDSDDEETQRWRLLVLEDCDELISAGAKAQAGQGLSRLLNLTDGLLGQGRDVLVAITTNEDLARLHPAVIRPGRCLAQLEVGPLSRDEAVAWLGTSEGVGPSGATLAELYAIRSGRAITPATSDESTGLYL; encoded by the coding sequence ATGTCTGTGATTAGGGAGGTGCCGTTCCCCAGCCCGGACTCCTCTGAGCTCCCCATGAACATCTGGATCGACGACGCCGACTCCGCCATCGACGTGATCGACGCGCTGGCGCTGTCGCCGTTCGCGACCGGCGCCCAGCCCTGGTCCCGTCTGGCAAACCTGGAGCGCGTGCGCCCGGACGCGCCGCTCAGCCCGCCCAGCGGCCGCGTGCTGCGCACGGCGCGCGTCGACGACGGCTCGGAGTCGCGGCTGATCAGCGGCGACGGCTGGACCCTGCGGGTCGTGCGCCACCGCAACCGGACCGCGATGGTCAGCGTGACGGCGGTGACCGAGGAGCTGGCCAAGTCCGTGCTCGAGCAGAGCATCGACGGCGCGGAAGAGTCGGTGCCCGAGGCCGACCACGTCGAGATGGGCTTCTGGTGGCGTGGCACGCACGGCGGCACCCGCTCGGAGAAGCCGATCACCGCGCAGACGTGGTCCGACATCAGCGCCAACTACCCCGGCAAGGTGCGCCCGGCCATCGACAAGCTGATGGCGGTCACCCCCGGCGACGTCAGCGGCCGCCTCATCCTCCTGCACGGCCAGCCGGGCACCGGCAAGACCACGCTGCTGCGCACGCTGGCCAAGCAGTGGCACGATTGGTGCCAGGTGGACTGCGTGCTCGACCCGGAGCGGCTGTTCGACGAGCCCGGCTATCTCATGGAGGTGGCGGTCGGCTATGACTCCGACGACGAGGAGACGCAGCGCTGGCGGCTGCTCGTCCTGGAGGACTGCGACGAGCTGATCAGCGCGGGCGCCAAGGCGCAGGCGGGTCAGGGCCTGTCGCGCCTGCTCAACCTGACCGACGGCCTGCTCGGGCAGGGTCGCGACGTGCTGGTGGCCATCACCACCAACGAGGACCTGGCCCGGCTCCACCCCGCGGTCATCCGCCCGGGCCGCTGCCTGGCGCAGCTCGAGGTCGGCCCGCTCAGCAGGGACGAGGCCGTCGCCTGGCTCGGCACGTCCGAGGGCGTGGGCCCGTCGGGGGCGACGCTCGCGGAGCTCTACGCCATCCGCTCCGGCCGCGCGATCACCCCCGCCACGAGCGACGAGTCCACGGGGCTCTACCTCTAG
- a CDS encoding CASTOR/POLLUX-related putative ion channel: MSKVTLRERARYWFDNTMSKGTASLIGWLAVVSVGLIVVVAALTLWLAPGEPQGVGHAGEVLWIALMHALTPSKVASDKGSLAYMAVMFAGSLGGLFIVSMLVGLLSNGLKQKVDRLRRGRSRIVESGHTVVLGWSDQMFTIVGELVKAHASQKRSVIAVLAERDKLEMEEAIREHVGDLGGTRLVCRTGRPTEPRDLALMNLGKARSVVVLSPEGEDPDAHVIKILLALAKRSGAHPPVVAGLASSRNIAAARLAGGPDVHLVDSDDTASRLIVQSSRQSGMSVVCMDLLNFDGGEIYLRTPKKLVGVTYGEALHAYQTASVIGLRRPSGVVLNPSSDIVINADDEVIVIAHDDSHVRLAAGKPSLDEAAIVEAASPAPEPERTLLLNWNGRAEQIVRYLDGYVAPGSVLEIAADHPKAGTGLAGLLNLTVNVKDCDTTDRFALESLGVGLFQHVIVLSDDRFDPHHSDTRTLMTLLQLRDMQSTLGEHYSIVSEMHDENNRALAEVTEADDIVISDTVIGLLLAQLAENRHLADVFGYLFDSRGSEIYPRPASSYVKTGTKVTFSTVVEAARRRGETAIGYRNAAARNDPPHYGIVLNPSKSEPIVLGERDSVIVLAER; encoded by the coding sequence GTGTCGAAGGTCACGTTGCGCGAACGGGCGCGGTACTGGTTCGACAACACGATGTCCAAGGGCACCGCCTCGCTCATCGGCTGGCTCGCGGTGGTGTCGGTGGGGCTCATCGTGGTCGTGGCGGCGCTCACCCTCTGGCTCGCCCCGGGCGAGCCGCAAGGCGTGGGCCACGCCGGGGAGGTGCTTTGGATCGCTCTCATGCACGCCCTCACCCCGAGCAAGGTGGCCAGCGACAAGGGCTCGCTCGCGTACATGGCCGTGATGTTCGCCGGCTCGCTCGGCGGCCTGTTCATCGTCAGCATGCTCGTCGGCCTGCTGTCGAACGGGCTCAAGCAGAAGGTGGACCGCCTGCGCAGGGGCCGCTCGCGGATCGTCGAGTCCGGCCACACGGTGGTGCTCGGCTGGTCGGACCAGATGTTCACGATCGTGGGGGAGCTGGTCAAGGCCCACGCCAGCCAGAAGCGCTCGGTGATCGCCGTGCTGGCGGAACGTGACAAACTCGAGATGGAGGAGGCCATCCGCGAGCACGTCGGCGACCTGGGCGGGACCCGCCTGGTGTGCCGCACCGGACGGCCCACCGAGCCGCGCGACCTCGCGCTGATGAACCTGGGCAAGGCCCGGTCCGTGGTCGTGCTCTCGCCCGAGGGCGAGGACCCGGACGCGCACGTGATCAAGATCCTGCTCGCGCTGGCCAAGCGTTCCGGCGCGCACCCGCCGGTGGTCGCCGGACTCGCCTCCAGCCGCAACATCGCCGCCGCCCGCCTGGCCGGCGGCCCGGACGTGCACCTGGTGGACTCCGACGACACCGCCTCCCGGCTGATCGTGCAGTCCTCGCGCCAGTCCGGCATGTCCGTGGTCTGCATGGACCTGCTGAACTTCGACGGCGGCGAGATCTACCTGCGCACGCCGAAGAAGCTCGTCGGCGTCACGTACGGGGAGGCGCTGCACGCGTACCAGACCGCCTCCGTCATCGGCCTGCGCCGGCCGTCCGGCGTGGTGCTGAACCCGTCCTCCGACATCGTCATCAACGCCGACGACGAGGTCATCGTCATCGCGCACGACGACTCCCACGTGCGCCTGGCCGCCGGCAAGCCGTCCCTGGACGAGGCCGCCATTGTCGAGGCGGCGAGCCCGGCTCCCGAGCCCGAGCGCACGCTCCTGCTCAACTGGAACGGCCGGGCGGAGCAGATCGTCCGCTACCTCGACGGGTACGTCGCCCCCGGCTCCGTCCTGGAGATCGCCGCCGACCACCCCAAGGCCGGCACCGGCCTGGCCGGACTGCTCAACCTCACCGTGAACGTCAAGGACTGCGACACCACCGACAGGTTCGCGCTCGAGTCGCTCGGCGTCGGCCTCTTCCAGCACGTCATCGTGCTGTCCGACGACCGCTTCGACCCCCACCACTCCGACACGCGCACGCTCATGACCCTGCTGCAGCTCCGCGATATGCAGAGCACGCTCGGCGAGCACTACTCGATCGTCAGCGAGATGCACGACGAGAACAACCGCGCCCTGGCCGAGGTCACCGAGGCCGACGACATCGTGATCAGCGACACCGTCATCGGCCTGCTGCTCGCACAGCTGGCCGAGAACCGGCACCTGGCGGACGTGTTCGGCTATCTCTTCGACTCGCGCGGGTCGGAGATCTACCCGCGCCCGGCCTCCTCGTACGTCAAGACAGGGACGAAGGTGACGTTCTCCACGGTCGTGGAGGCCGCCCGGCGCAGGGGCGAGACGGCCATCGGCTACCGCAACGCGGCCGCCCGCAACGACCCGCCGCACTACGGCATCGTGCTCAACCCGAGCAAGTCGGAGCCCATCGTCCTGGGCGAGCGCGACTCGGTGATCGTCCTGGCCGAGCGCTGA
- the mtnA gene encoding S-methyl-5-thioribose-1-phosphate isomerase — translation MRTIDWVDGAVELVDQTLLPDKCVMLRIHTVDELVDAIQRLAVRGAPALGVAGALGVVLADGDPEQIARLRAARPTAVNLAWGVDRAAAHLPEGREAVLAAALRVRDDDIAACKAMGERGADLLEGDRLRIMTVCNTGGLAAVERGTALGVVQTLHERGRLAEVLALETRPLLQGARLTTWELARMGAPHRLIADSAGPYLLAKGEVDAVLIGADRIAANGDTANKIGSYALALGAERAGVPFIVVAPESTIDQSTPSGDHITIEDRAADEVVSFGGVRVAPEGTPALNPAFDVTPHDLITAIVTDKRVIRP, via the coding sequence GTGAGGACCATTGACTGGGTTGACGGCGCCGTCGAGCTCGTGGACCAGACGCTGCTGCCCGACAAATGCGTGATGCTCCGCATCCACACCGTGGACGAGCTCGTCGACGCCATCCAGCGGCTGGCCGTGCGGGGCGCGCCCGCGCTCGGCGTGGCCGGCGCGCTCGGCGTCGTGCTGGCCGACGGCGACCCGGAGCAGATCGCCAGGCTCCGCGCCGCCCGGCCCACCGCCGTCAACCTCGCCTGGGGCGTCGACCGTGCCGCCGCCCACCTGCCCGAGGGCCGCGAGGCGGTGCTGGCCGCCGCCCTGCGCGTGCGCGACGACGACATCGCCGCCTGCAAGGCCATGGGGGAGCGGGGTGCCGACCTGCTCGAAGGCGACCGGCTGCGGATCATGACCGTGTGCAACACGGGCGGCCTCGCCGCCGTCGAACGCGGCACCGCGCTCGGCGTCGTGCAGACGCTGCACGAGCGCGGACGGCTGGCCGAGGTGCTGGCGCTCGAGACCCGGCCCCTGCTGCAGGGCGCCAGACTGACGACCTGGGAGCTGGCCAGGATGGGAGCGCCGCACCGGCTCATCGCCGACTCGGCGGGACCGTACCTGCTGGCCAAGGGCGAGGTGGACGCGGTGCTCATCGGCGCGGACCGCATCGCCGCCAACGGCGACACCGCCAACAAGATCGGCTCGTACGCGCTCGCGCTCGGCGCGGAACGCGCCGGGGTGCCGTTCATCGTGGTGGCGCCCGAGTCCACGATCGACCAGAGCACGCCCTCCGGAGATCACATCACGATCGAGGACAGGGCCGCTGACGAGGTCGTGTCCTTCGGCGGCGTACGGGTGGCGCCCGAGGGGACACCCGCGCTGAACCCCGCCTTCGACGTGACGCCACACGACCTGATTACGGCGATTGTCACGGACAAGCGAGTAATCAGGCCTTAG
- a CDS encoding peptidoglycan recognition protein family protein: MAIDLVLRRDWNARAPRGDYTALDSTKGVKVHYTGGRVNPGIVSDHDGCVSLVRSIQAHHMDGNGWIDLGYSYVACPHMKVFEGRGLHHLPAANGPGLNAGHYAVLGLVGNAGLVQPPDGLLHAILDAVQHVRDHGHAGKEVKGHRDGYATDCPGDPLYAWVRRGAPRPGGTAPPRPGPVAPPFPGRLLRYPPVMRGEDVRTWQRQMRTRGFELAVDGAYGPGSREVCRRFQRRQGIEDDGIVGPVTWRLAWEAPAP; this comes from the coding sequence GTGGCCATTGACCTGGTGTTACGGCGCGACTGGAACGCCCGTGCGCCGCGCGGCGACTACACCGCGCTTGACTCGACCAAGGGCGTGAAGGTCCACTACACGGGCGGCCGGGTCAATCCGGGCATCGTGTCCGACCACGACGGGTGCGTGTCGCTGGTGCGGTCGATACAGGCCCACCACATGGACGGCAACGGCTGGATCGATCTCGGTTATTCGTATGTGGCTTGTCCGCACATGAAAGTGTTCGAGGGGCGCGGGCTGCACCACTTACCCGCCGCCAACGGCCCGGGACTCAACGCCGGCCACTACGCCGTGCTCGGGTTGGTGGGCAACGCGGGGCTTGTACAACCGCCCGACGGGCTCCTGCACGCGATACTCGACGCCGTTCAGCACGTACGCGACCACGGCCACGCGGGCAAGGAGGTCAAAGGGCACCGCGACGGCTACGCCACCGACTGCCCCGGCGACCCCCTCTATGCCTGGGTGCGGCGGGGCGCACCCCGGCCCGGCGGGACCGCGCCGCCGCGGCCCGGCCCGGTCGCGCCGCCCTTTCCCGGGCGGCTGCTGAGGTATCCCCCGGTGATGCGCGGGGAGGACGTGCGGACCTGGCAGCGGCAGATGCGTACGCGGGGCTTCGAGCTGGCCGTGGACGGCGCGTACGGTCCCGGCTCGCGCGAGGTGTGCCGCAGGTTCCAGCGCCGGCAGGGGATCGAGGACGACGGGATCGTAGGGCCGGTCACGTGGCGGCTGGCGTGGGAGGCCCCCGCCCCTTGA
- a CDS encoding methylmalonyl-CoA mutase subunit beta, translated as MELASGFEPTTRDDWRALAMEVLRKSGVEASSPEEALSHATYDGLTVAPLYDMDDLPGDPGLPGAAPYVRGSRTVSGWDVRQRHAVPDPEAVQADLENGVTSLWLVVGDGAIPVGALETVLAGVYLDLAPVVLEAGGLAREAAEALFRLAAARGTAVSGNLGASGAVGAELALRCVAEFPSSAGLRAVTVDATPYHDAGGSDAEELGCSIARGVAELRTLTGAGLSVEQALGQIEFRYAATADQFATVAKLRAARRLWARVAEVCGAAAHGAQRQHAVTSLAMMTARDPWVNMLRTTLACFAAGVGGAEAVTVQPFDAALGLPDAFSRRIARNTQSLLLEESGVGRVIDPAGGSWYVERRTADLADRAWAWFQEIEAAGGIDAAAGLVAERIAATRDRRADDVAHRRFPITGVSEFPNLGEQPLRRPPSPMPLTAPGEGGLPKVRYAEEFEALRDLADAQPERPTVFLATIGPVAAHTARAAFAANLFQAGGLATETAGPGADPEQIATAFAVSGTTVACLCSSDKLYAQHAAAVAAALRKAGARKVWLAGKGQYDGVDANVYAGCDALQVLRTTFDDLEVTR; from the coding sequence ATGGAACTCGCATCGGGGTTCGAGCCCACGACCCGGGACGACTGGCGGGCGCTCGCGATGGAGGTGCTGCGCAAGTCCGGGGTCGAGGCAAGCTCGCCGGAGGAGGCCCTGTCGCACGCCACGTATGACGGGCTGACAGTGGCGCCCCTCTACGACATGGACGACCTGCCGGGGGATCCGGGGCTGCCCGGGGCGGCACCATACGTGCGCGGGTCGCGGACGGTCTCCGGCTGGGACGTGCGGCAGCGCCACGCCGTGCCCGATCCCGAGGCGGTGCAGGCCGACCTCGAGAACGGCGTCACGTCGTTGTGGCTGGTCGTCGGGGACGGCGCGATCCCGGTCGGCGCGCTGGAGACCGTGCTCGCCGGCGTCTACCTCGACCTGGCCCCCGTCGTGCTGGAGGCCGGAGGGCTGGCGCGCGAGGCCGCCGAGGCGCTGTTCCGGCTGGCCGCGGCACGCGGCACCGCGGTCAGCGGCAACCTGGGGGCCTCGGGGGCCGTGGGGGCGGAGCTGGCGCTGCGGTGCGTCGCCGAGTTCCCGAGCTCCGCCGGGCTGCGGGCCGTCACCGTGGACGCCACGCCGTACCACGACGCGGGCGGCAGCGACGCCGAGGAGCTTGGGTGTTCGATCGCGCGGGGCGTCGCGGAGCTACGGACACTCACTGGGGCCGGTCTCTCTGTTGAGCAAGCGCTAGGGCAGATCGAGTTCCGGTACGCCGCCACCGCCGACCAGTTCGCCACCGTCGCGAAGCTGCGGGCCGCCCGCCGGTTGTGGGCCAGGGTCGCCGAGGTCTGCGGCGCGGCCGCGCACGGGGCGCAGCGGCAACATGCGGTGACCAGCTTGGCCATGATGACCGCCCGCGATCCCTGGGTGAACATGCTGCGTACCACGCTCGCCTGCTTCGCTGCCGGGGTGGGCGGGGCCGAGGCGGTCACTGTGCAGCCGTTCGACGCCGCTCTCGGGCTGCCGGACGCGTTCTCGCGCCGCATCGCCCGCAACACGCAGTCGCTGCTGCTGGAGGAGTCGGGGGTCGGGCGGGTGATCGATCCGGCGGGCGGATCCTGGTACGTCGAGCGCCGCACGGCCGACCTGGCCGACCGGGCGTGGGCGTGGTTCCAGGAGATCGAGGCCGCGGGCGGGATCGACGCGGCCGCCGGGCTGGTCGCGGAGCGCATCGCCGCCACCCGGGACCGCCGCGCCGACGACGTCGCCCACCGCCGCTTCCCGATCACCGGGGTCAGCGAGTTCCCGAACCTGGGTGAGCAGCCACTCCGCCGCCCCCCGTCCCCCATGCCCCTGACCGCACCGGGAGAGGGCGGGTTGCCGAAGGTGCGTTACGCCGAGGAGTTCGAGGCGTTGCGGGATCTCGCCGACGCCCAGCCTGAGCGGCCCACGGTGTTCCTCGCCACCATCGGCCCCGTCGCCGCCCACACCGCGCGGGCCGCGTTCGCCGCGAACCTGTTCCAGGCGGGCGGCCTGGCCACCGAGACCGCGGGCCCCGGCGCCGACCCCGAGCAGATCGCCACCGCCTTCGCCGTCTCCGGCACCACCGTCGCCTGCCTGTGCTCCAGCGACAAGCTGTACGCCCAGCACGCCGCCGCCGTGGCCGCCGCGCTGCGCAAAGCGGGGGCGAGGAAGGTGTGGCTGGCGGGCAAGGGGCAGTACGACGGTGTGGACGCCAACGTCTACGCGGGCTGCGACGCGCTGCAGGTGCTGCGCACGACCTTCGACGACCTGGAGGTGACCCGATGA